The Curtobacterium herbarum genome contains the following window.
CAGGTCGCGCATCCGCACCACGTGTCCGCGGTCGTGGATGTTGTACCGGATCCGGGGGCTGATGTTCTCGGAGCGGGCGATGGTGACGACGAGCTCGCCGCGGTCGTTCGTCTCGATGAGGTACCCGAACGGGTTGAACTGGAAGACCATCGGCAGGACGCCGTACTCGGACTGCTTCGTCAGGGCGCTCGACAGTGCCGGGTCGGCGGCGACCGCCTTCCGCAACGCCACCGAGAAGCCGGTCTCGATGCCCAGGTTGATCTCGAGGTCGCTCGCCCCGTAGGACCCGAGCACGGTGTGCGCGTACTGCTCGATGTGGGTGCGCATGTTCTCGCTGATGCCCTCGCCGCCGAACGCCGCGACGATCGTGTACTCGCGCCAGTCGATCCGGTCGTCCTCGAACAGCGCCTTGAGGAACGGCGGGTAGCTGAGGATGACGTAGGTGAAGCCCGTGCCGAACTCCTGCATCGTCTGCACGATCTTGTCGCGGTCCGGCCCGATCGACTTGATCATCGTCGACTCGGTGAGTGACGCGGTGACGTTCATACCGGTCGCCCACGCACCGAGCGAGAACGCGTTCAGCACGAACGGCTGCTTCGCCAGTTCCTTCGAGGTCCGCGCGAACCCGAGCTGCAGCAGCTGCCGCGTCGCCTGGCGCTCGTCCGGACCACGCACCCAGCTCGTCGGCACACCCGACGACCCGGACGACTCGTCCACGACGACACCGCGTCGCGGCAGCCGCCCGTCGAGACAGCGCTCCGGGATGCTCCACCGCTTGACGTAGGACTCCTTGTCCATCTCCGGCAGCCCCGAGAACGCCGCGGCGATCCCGCTGCGCGTGTCCAGACGGGAGGAACGCCCCGCGCCCGCCAGGAACGCCCGGTACGCGGGCACCCGCTTCGCCGCGAGCTCCGCCGTCCGCCACGCACGCCACCGCCCGAGGGTCCAGCGGAGCGGCTCGATGCCCGGCGCGAGCAGGAACTTGTGCGTCCCGACCCGCGGCATGAACAGTCCGACGACCGCCTCGACGACCCACACCACCGTGAACACCGCCGCGCGCTTCACGAGGCGCCGCCGTCCGCAGTCGCGGTGAGCGTCATCGCCGACGCGGGTCGTCGGTGCGCCAGGGGCGGCGGCGCACTCCGACCGAAGCGGAACAGCATCCACGCCATCCGCCCGTCGGACTCGTCCACCCCGGCACGCTCGACGAACGCCGCGTGCGACCGCGGGTTCGTGATGACGGTGCCGAACGGGTGCAGGGCGATCCCCCGCGCATCGAGGTCGAGCCAGATCCGCATGAACGTCCGACCCGCCTCGACGTACTCCGCCGGCGACCCGAACGGCCCTTCGAGCCACCCGAGCTGCCGCACGCCCCGCATCGTCGACAGGTAGACCTTCTTGAACGTGGCACCGATGCCGGGTGCTTCCCACAGCCCACGGTGCTCCATCGCGAACTTGAGCACCGGCCCGGGCATGAGCATCGTCTCGGCGGACAGCCCGTCACCGGTGTCGGCCGCCTGGCGCTTCGAGAACCGCAGCCAGTGCAGGATCTCGGTGTGCACCGCGTCGTTCCGCAGGTCGTCGAACAGCGTCGCCTGGTTCACCCGCACGATCTCGTCCACCGTCGCCCGGTCCGCCGTCGTCCGGAACCGGTGTCCTGCCTGCGCGGCGATCGCCTCGGAGGCCCGGATCGCGTCGTCATCGACGAGGGTCGCGTCGTAGGGCCTGCGCGAGGTGCGCCGCGCGAGGAAGCCGTGCAGGGCCTCCCGGTCGGCAGCCGTCGCCGGGTGCGGCGTGAGCGCGACGCTGCCCAGCCGGTGCAGGTGGTCCGCCGGGTCACGGTCGACCCGGCTGAAGTCCATCTCGGCGTGGTCGAGCGACTCGGTCACGGCGAAGCCGTGCGCCCGGGCGACCAGATCGAGCCCGGCGAGGAAGACGCCCGCGCAGACGTGCCCGAACGGGATGCCGAAGGACTCCGCCGGCAGTCCCCGCCGCAGGTCGTAGAACACGGTCGCCGTCTGGTCGTCGTCCACCCGCAGCACGATGGGCTGCGAGTTGTGCGGCGACGGGTAGTGCCGTGCGTCCTCGATGATGCCGGTCCACGGTGTGGCCATCGGTTCCCCCTCGGTGGTCGTTGCCGCGAGCATACGCACCGCCCTTCCGCACCCATGCTCGACGTGGCATGCCTGTGGACGACGCAGGGACGTCTGGGATGCTGTGGAGGAACGACCGCGGACCAGGCCGCCGTCGGAGATCAGCACCACGGGGACAGGGGAACGGGGACTTCGATGACGGAACCGTCAGCACCACCGCCAGGGAACGCCCGACGCTGGTGGATCGTCGGGGCCGGTGCGCTCGCCGTCGTGGTCGCCGCCGGCACGGTCGCGTGGTCGCTCGCCGACTCCGGCCGGGAGGCCCGCCCCACCACCACCGCGGCCGTCGCCTCCGCCACGCCCACTCCCACCCCGACCCCCTCGCGGACGCCCCTGCCCGCGGTCCCCGACCGCCCGTCGGCCGAGGCCCTCGCCGCACTGCCCCTGGCGTTCCACGACGCCGTGATCGGCCAGCTCCTGGACGGCTCCCAGGTCGACGCCCGGAACCGGTGGACGACCGCGACCCCGAAGGTGCCCCTCGTCCCGCTCTACGCCGCGCCCGACGCCGACGCTGCCCCGGTCGCGACGCTGTCCTCGTCGGTGTCGACGATCAACACGCCGGCCGCGACCGCCGTGTGGGGTCGATCAGCCGGTCGGGACGGCGGCATGGTCCTCGTGTCGACGCCGTCGCGGAACCGGACGCCCGGCGACGGTGGGGTCGCCGAGGCCCCGAGCTCGACGTTCGCCTGGGCCCGCGCCGCCGACTTCACGTTCGCGCGCATCGACCGCGAGGTCCGGATCGACAACGCCACCTCCACCATCGCGATCGTGCACCGCGACGGCACCGTCGAGACGAGCGAGACCGCACGGCTCGGCACCCCCGACGACCCGACCCCCGCGGACACGAAGACCTACATGGAGGCGAACTACGTCGACCCGCAGGTGCCGTACACGCAGGGGCACCCGATCTCGCTGACCGGTGCGCACTCGTCGAAGCTGTCCGGGTACGGCGGCAACGCGGCCCTCACCGCGCTGCACTTCTACCCGGACCCGAACGGCTCGTCCCACGGCTGCGTCCGCATCACGGCTGCGATGACGGAGGCGCTCGCGACGCTGCCGATCGGCACGCCGATCGAGTTCAGCTGAACAGTTCGCGGACCACCGCGTCGGGGCGCTCGACGTGCGCGAAGTGCCCGCAGTCCTCCACCAGGACCGTGCGGACGTCCGGCAGGACGGCGCGGAGACGCGCGAGGTCGTCCACCCGCGCGAACACGTCCTGCCGCCCGGCGATCGCCACGACCGGGCAGCGGACCGCCGACCAGCGTCCGGTGTCGTAGTGCGCGGCTGAGCGGGCCGCACCGAGGAACCCGGCCGGCCGGAACTCGTCGACGAACGCCTGCAGCACGCTCGCCGGCAGCTGCCGGACGGCGGCGAACACCGGTCCGGCGAGCAGCGGGAGCAGCCCGATCCGGGCGAGTCCGCGGAGGAGGCCCCGAGCGGCTCCCCGGGTCACGCCCAGCCCGGCACGCAGGAGCGTGAAGGCCGGCAGCGTCCGCAGGGCGCGGACCGGCCGCCGCGCGGCCGCCGCGGTGGCGAAGGTGGTGCCGGAGACGAGGCCGAGGGAGCGCACCCGCTCCGGCCTGGTGACCGCCAGGTGGAGGCCGACGAAGGCCCCCATGGAGTGGCCGACGACGTCCACCCGGTCGAGTCCCAGCGCGTCGAGCACGTCGACGAGCACCTGCGACGACTCGTCGACGTCGAGCGGGACGGCCGGTGCGGGCGAGGAGCCCCAGCCCGGTAGGTCGACGAGTACCAGGCCCCGCCCGGCGACGCCGTCGGCTGCGGACAGGAGCGGCGTCCACGTGGTCCACGACCCGGCGACACCGTGCAGGAACAGCAGCGGGCGGGGACCGGGTCGGTGGTGGACCACCGTCGGGCCGGCGCTCGACGGCACGGTCGTCGTCGTGAGGCCCCAGCGATCGGGGTCGTCGACGACGGGGTACGGCGCGTACGCGTCCGGGTGCACGGTCCGCACCTGTGGGACCGCGCCGGTGTCGGTGACGCTCACCGTGCCTCCAGTCCGACGTCTCGTGACGTCACCCGGAGTTCGGAACCGACCCCGTCGTGGAGGGGTCGGCGGTCCAGCCGACGGGATGTCAGGCGACGGGGACCGGTGCGGCACAGGCCGCGAGCCGGTCGAGGGCTGCCCGGTACTCGGTCACGTCACGGGCGACGCCCGGCTCGGAGATGATCGAGGCCTTGATGCGACCGTCCACGTCGATGACGAAGGTCGCGCGGGTCGCGAAGCCCTTCTTCTCGAGGAACACGCCGTACTCCTTCGAGACGGCACCGTGCGGCCAGAAGTCCGCGAGCAGCTCGAAGTCGTACCCGTTGACCTGCGCGAAGGACCGCAGCGTCGCCTTCGAGTCGACCGATATGCCGATCAGCTCGATGCGCTGGTCCTGGAACATCGCGATGTTGTCCTGCAGGGTGCAGAGCTCGTCCGTGCAGGTGGACGAGAACGCGAGGGGGAAGAAGACGAGGGCGACCGGGCGGTGGCCGCGGTGGTCGCTGAGTCGGACGTGCTCACCGAACTGGTTCGGGAGCTCGAAGTCCGGCGCGAGTGAGCCGATCTCCAGAGCCATCGTTGGGGTGCTTCTCTCCCAGGGCGTTGGGTGTGCCCTACGGTTCCACACGTCCACCGGTCGCGGACGCACGGTCGGCCATGCTACGCCGACGCCGTCCGAACGCAAGTGGCGTCCGGTGCGCGCCGCCGTCAGCGGGAGCGTCGGTGCAGGGGCCTAGAGTGGACGCGGCCCGTCCCCGGTCGTGATCCGACCACCGACGGCCCGACATGTCCACCACCACGAGAACGAACGAGGTCAACGGTGACGGTGAACGACCAGGACCCGCGCAGCACCGCAGGAACGGACCAGGACCCGGAGGAGACCGCCGAGTGGCGTGAGTCCCTCGACGGCCTCGTCCAGACCCACGGACACCAGCGGGCTCGCGAGATCATGCAGAGCCTGCTGAAGCGCTCGAACGAGCTGCACCTCGGTGTGCCGATGGTCCCGACGACCGACTACGTCAACACGATCGCGCCGGAGGACGAGCCCGAGTTCCCCGGCGACGAAGAGCTCGAGCGTCGCTACCGTCGGTGGATCCGCTGGAACGCGGCCATCACGGTGCACCGCGCGCAGCGACCCGGCATCTCGGTCGGTGGCCACATCTCGACCTACGCGTCGAGCGCCGCCATGTACGAGGTCGGCTACAACCACTTCTTCCGCGCGCAGGACCACCCGTCCGGCGGCGACCAGGTCTTCTTCCAGGGCCACGCCTCCCCCGGCATGTACGCCCGCGCCTACATGGAAGGTCGCCTGAGCGAGGACCAGCTCGACGGCTTCCGTCAGGAGAAGTCGCACAGCGGCGGCGGGCTGTCGTCCTACCCGCACCCGCGCCTGATGCCGCACTTCTGGCAGTTCCCGACCGTGTCGATGGGCATCGGTCCGATCAACGCGATCTACCAGGCGCAGCAGGCCAAGTACCTGTCCAACCGCGGCATCAAGGACGCCATGGACCAGCAGGTCTGGGCGTTCCTCGGTGACGGCGAGATGGACGAGGTCGAGTCCCGCGGGCAGCTCCAGGTCGCCGCGAACGACGGTCTCGACAACCTGAACTTCGTCATCAACTGCAACCTCCAGCGCCTCGACGGACCCGTCCGTGGCAACGGCAAGATCATCCAGGAGCTCGAGGCGTTCTTCCGCGGTGCGGGCTGGAACGTCATCAAGGTCGTCTGGGGCCGCGAGTGGGACGACCTGCTCGCCCGCGACACCGACGGCGCGCTGCTCAACCTGATGAACGTGACGCCGGACGGCGACTACCAGACGTACAAGGCCGAGAACGGTGCCTACGTCCGCGAGAACTTCTTCGGGCGCGACCCGAAGGCGCTCGAGCTGGTCGAGGGCTACTCGGACGACCAGATCTGGAACCTCAAGCGCGGTGGCCACGACTACCGCAAGGTCTACGCCGCCTTCAAGGCCGCCAGCGAGCACAAGGGCCAGCCGACCGTCATCCTGGCGAAGACGGTCAAGGGCTACGGCCTCGGCCCGAGCTTCGAGGGCCGCAACGCGACCCACCAGATGAAGAAGCTCACGCTCGACAACCTCAAGCAGTTCCGCGACGAGATGCGCATCCCGATCACGGACGCCCAGCTCGAGGAGAACCCCTACACGCCGCCGTACTACCACCCGGGCAACGACGACGAGGCGATCCAGTACATGCACGAGCGTCGCCGTGAACTCGGTGGCTACGTGCCGGAGCGTCGCACGAAGTACACGCAGGTCAACCTGCCGGACGAGTCGAAGTACCAGGTCGTCAAGAAGGGCTCCGGCAAGCAGGAGGTCGCCACCACGATGGCGTTCGCCCGTCTGCTGAAGGACCTGCTCCGCTCGCCGGACTTCGGCAACCGCGTCGTCCCGATCATCCCGGACGAAGCGCGCACGTTCGGGATGGACGCGTACTTCCCGACCGCGAAGATCTACAACCCGAACGGCCAGCACTACACGTCGGTCGACCGTGAGCTCCTGCTGGCCTACAAGGAGAGCCCGCAGGGCCAGATCATCCACGTCGGCATCAACGAGGCCGGCGCGATGGCGGCCTTCACCGCCGTCGGCACGTCGTACTCGACGCAGGGCGAGCCGCTCATCCCGGTCTACGTCTTCTACTCGATGTTCGGCTTCCAGCGCACCGGCGATGCCATCTGGGCCGCCGGTGACCAGATGACCCGCGGGTTCATGATCGGCGCCACCGCCGGCCGTACCACCCTGACGGGTGAGGGTCTGCAGCACGCCGACGGCCACTCGCCGCTCCTCGCGGCGTCGAACCCGGCCGTGGTGTCGTACGACCCCGCGTACGGGTATGAGATCGGCCACATCGTCCGGACCGGCCTCGACCGCATGTACGGCACGAACGAGGACGGCACCCCGTCGCACGACGACCCGAACGTCATGTACTACCTGACGGTCTACAACGAGCCGCTCGTGCAGCCGGCCGAGCCCGAGGGCGTCGACGTCGAGGGCATCGTCAAGGGCATGTACCTGCTCAAGGCCAGCGAGCACGACGGCCCGAAGGCCCAGCTGCTCGCGTCCGGTGTCGCCGTGCCGTGGATCCTCGAGGCGCAGCAGCTCCTCGCCGAGGACTGGGGCGTGTCCGCCGACGTCTGGAGCGTCACCAGCTGGGGCGAGCTCTACCGTGACGGTGTGGACGCCGAGCAGCACGCGTTCCTCAACCCGAACGAGCAGCCGCGCACCCCGTACGTGACCGAGCGCCTGCTCGACACCGAGGGCCCGGTCGTGGCGGTCAGCGACTTCATGCACGCCGTGCAGGAGCAGATCCGCCCGTTCGTCCCGACCGACTACGCCACGCTCGGCGCCGACGGCTTCGGCTTCTCGGACACCCGTCCGGCCGCACGCCGCTTCTTCCACATCGACGGCCCCTCGGTCGTCGTGCGGACGCTGCAGCAGCTGGTCCGCCAGGGCAAGCTCGACGCCTCGGTCCTGCAGCAGGCGATCGACAAGTACCGCCTGCACGACGTGACCGCCGGAACGACCGGCAGCGCGGGCGGCGAGAGCTGAACCGCTGGTGATGACACCCCGCACCGACGCTGCCGGAGCGCAGGAGGACGACCGGGCACGGGCGCTCTCCTGGCTCCGGCAGGTGTCGGGCGAACTCTCGACCGCGACCATCAAGCGGCTGGAGGACACACTCCCCTGGTACAGCGAGATGCCGCCGGGCCGACGCTCGGCGGTCGGCATGGTGGCCCAGGCCGGCATCACGTCGTTCATCTCCTGGCTCGAGGGCAGTGCGTCGACCCCGTGGATCGCCGCGGCCGACGTGTTCGGCTCGGCGCCACGGGAGCTCCTGCGCTCGGTGAGCCTGCAGCAGACCCTGCAGCTCATCCGCGTCGTGGTGACCGTCGTCGAGGAACGCGCCGCCGACGACGAGATGCTGCAGGAGGCGATCCTCAAGTACTCGCGCGACATCGCGTTCGCCGCGGCCGACGTCTACGCCCGTGCGGCCGAGGCCCGTGGGCTCTGGGACGCCCGGCTCGAGGCCCTCGTGGTCGACTCGATCCTGTCGGGCGAGTACGACGACGAACTGCCGTCCCGCATCGCCGCCCTCGGCTGGCACGGGCACGGTGAGGTCGCGGTGCTCGTCGGGACCGCCCCGAAGCAGCTCGAGGTGGACCAGGTCCGTCGGACGGCGCGGCACCAGGACGCGGACGTGCTCATCGGCGTGCAGGGCTCCCGCCTCGTCGTCGTCATCGGGCGGTCCACCCCGCGGGACGACGTGCCCGAGGGCGAAGAGCCGGTCTCCTTCATGTCGATCGCGCAGGAGCTGGAACCGCTGTTCGGCGAGGGCCACCTGGTGCTCGGCAACGAGGTCCCCGGTGTGGTCGACGCCTCGACCAGCGCCAAGGCCGCACTCGCCGGCTTCGCGGTCGCCCGGGCCTGGCGCGGGGCACCCCGACCGGCCCTCGCGGACGACCTGCTGCCCGAGCGGGCACTGGCCGGCGACCCGCTTGCCCGGTCGGCACTCGTGCAACGGATCTACATCCCGCTGAAGGACCAGTCGACCGAGCTGCTGCAGACGCTCTGGTGCTACCTGGACACCGGGCGCTCGCTCGAGGCCACGGCACGCGAGCTCTTCGTGCACCCGAACACCGTGCGCTACCGGCTCCGCCGCGTCGCCGACGTCATCGGCTGGGACGCCACACACGCCCGGGACGCCCTGATCGTGCAGTCGGCGCTCATCCTCGGCGCGATGTCCGAGTCGGCGTCCACCCGCCGTCGTCCGACCCGCCGCTAGGGGTTCCTACAACGCATCCGTCGAATCCGTGTGGGGAGTCCACACGGGTCCTGCGGGGACGGGCAGACAGGATTGACCGGTGATCGTCGTCGTCGCGCCCGGACAGGGCTCCCAGACCCCCGGCTTCCTCGCCCCCTGGCTCGAGGACTCCGCCGTCCGTGACCGAGTCGGGCAGTGGTCCGAGGCGATCGGCGTCGACCTGGCCGAGCACGGCACGAACTCCGACGCGGACACCATCAAGGACACCGCCCTGGCGCAGCCGCTCATCGTGGCCGCCGGACTCGTGACCGCGGACGCCCTGCTCGCCGACGGTCGCCGCGACCTCGTCGGCGGGGTCGCCGGTCACTCGGTGGGCGAGTTCACCGCCGCCGCCGTCGCGGGGGTCCTCACGCCGACCGACGCCGTGTCACTGGTCGCCGAGCGTGGCCGTGCGATGGCCGCCGCCGCCGCACTCGAGCCGACCTCGATGGCCGCCGTCCTCGGCGGCGACGCCGACGCACTGGCCGCCGCCCTCGAGTCGCTCGGCCTGACCGCCGCGAACCACAACGGCGGCGGACAGACCGTCGTCGCCGGACCGGCCGAGGCGATCGCGCGTCTCGCCGCCGAGCCGCCCGCGAAGGCACGGGTCATCCCGCTCGCGGTCGCCGGCGCCTTCCACACCCGCTTCATGGCCCCCGCGGTCGACCGGGTCGCCCCGGTCGCTGCTGCCGCCACCGTGCAGGACCCGACCCTGCCGCTCTGGACCAACGCCGACGGCTCGCGCGTCACGGACGGCCGTCACTTCGTCGACCTCATGGTCCGGCAGATCGCCAACCCCGTGCACTGGGACGCCGTGATGGCCTCGTTCCAGCAGGCCGGGGTCACCGGGATCATCGAGCTCGCTCCGGCCGGCGCGCTCGTCGGCCTGGCGAAGCGCGGGCTCCGCGGCACACCGACCGTCGCGATCAAGACGCCCGAGGACCTGCCCGCCGCGGTCGAGCTGCTCCAGAGCGCCGCCGCCGACACCACCGAGGGCACCCGATGACCGACACGAGCAGCACCGCCGACACGAGCGGCACCGCCGACGCCAGCAGCACCAGCGCGACCAGCGGCACGACCGACACCGACGGGACCGACGCGACCACGGGCCTCCCGTCCGTCGCCCGACCGGTCCTGTCGCAGCGACGCGGCCACGAGTTCACCCGGATCCTCGCGTTCGGCGCCGCGCGCGGCGAGAACGCCGTCCCGAACGAGGACCTGATCGGACCGATCGACTCCTCCGACGAGTGGATCCGTCAGCGCACCGGCATCGTCACCCGCATGCGCGCCGGACGCGACGTCGAGGCGGTGGACCTGGCCGAGACGGCTGCGCGCGAAGCGATCGCGAAGGCCGGCCTGACGCCCGACCAGATCGGTGTCGTCCTGGTCGCCACCGTCACGCACTCGGTCGCCACGCCGTCGCTGGCCTCGCTGCTCGCCGAGCGGATCGGCGCCACGCCGGCTGCCGCGTACGACATCAGCGCCGCGTGCGCCGGGTACGCGTACGGCATCGCCCAGGCCGACTCGTTCATCAAGTCGGGCATCGCCGACCACGTGCTGGTCATCGGCGCGGAGAAGCTCAGCGACGTCGTCGACCCGACCGACCGCTCGATCTCGT
Protein-coding sequences here:
- a CDS encoding phenylacetate--CoA ligase family protein is translated as MKRAAVFTVVWVVEAVVGLFMPRVGTHKFLLAPGIEPLRWTLGRWRAWRTAELAAKRVPAYRAFLAGAGRSSRLDTRSGIAAAFSGLPEMDKESYVKRWSIPERCLDGRLPRRGVVVDESSGSSGVPTSWVRGPDERQATRQLLQLGFARTSKELAKQPFVLNAFSLGAWATGMNVTASLTESTMIKSIGPDRDKIVQTMQEFGTGFTYVILSYPPFLKALFEDDRIDWREYTIVAAFGGEGISENMRTHIEQYAHTVLGSYGASDLEINLGIETGFSVALRKAVAADPALSSALTKQSEYGVLPMVFQFNPFGYLIETNDRGELVVTIARSENISPRIRYNIHDRGHVVRMRDLKPVLRATGHEDLLAEAELDLPLLFHYGRSDLSVDFNGAVVAPDAVRDVVYGDPVLLEAVENHRLISYEDDHGNRQLHIAFQLAASAESFDADRARPAVVDELRRLNRDFSNAIRTAPDGTLPTVAFYPYRTGPFREDGRKLKNEYVWQLGPGAVDEWDLDLGWVAPKDA
- a CDS encoding L,D-transpeptidase; the protein is MTEPSAPPPGNARRWWIVGAGALAVVVAAGTVAWSLADSGREARPTTTAAVASATPTPTPTPSRTPLPAVPDRPSAEALAALPLAFHDAVIGQLLDGSQVDARNRWTTATPKVPLVPLYAAPDADAAPVATLSSSVSTINTPAATAVWGRSAGRDGGMVLVSTPSRNRTPGDGGVAEAPSSTFAWARAADFTFARIDREVRIDNATSTIAIVHRDGTVETSETARLGTPDDPTPADTKTYMEANYVDPQVPYTQGHPISLTGAHSSKLSGYGGNAALTALHFYPDPNGSSHGCVRITAAMTEALATLPIGTPIEFS
- a CDS encoding alpha/beta fold hydrolase encodes the protein MSVTDTGAVPQVRTVHPDAYAPYPVVDDPDRWGLTTTTVPSSAGPTVVHHRPGPRPLLFLHGVAGSWTTWTPLLSAADGVAGRGLVLVDLPGWGSSPAPAVPLDVDESSQVLVDVLDALGLDRVDVVGHSMGAFVGLHLAVTRPERVRSLGLVSGTTFATAAAARRPVRALRTLPAFTLLRAGLGVTRGAARGLLRGLARIGLLPLLAGPVFAAVRQLPASVLQAFVDEFRPAGFLGAARSAAHYDTGRWSAVRCPVVAIAGRQDVFARVDDLARLRAVLPDVRTVLVEDCGHFAHVERPDAVVRELFS
- a CDS encoding peroxiredoxin, whose amino-acid sequence is MALEIGSLAPDFELPNQFGEHVRLSDHRGHRPVALVFFPLAFSSTCTDELCTLQDNIAMFQDQRIELIGISVDSKATLRSFAQVNGYDFELLADFWPHGAVSKEYGVFLEKKGFATRATFVIDVDGRIKASIISEPGVARDVTEYRAALDRLAACAAPVPVA
- the aceE gene encoding pyruvate dehydrogenase (acetyl-transferring), homodimeric type encodes the protein MTVNDQDPRSTAGTDQDPEETAEWRESLDGLVQTHGHQRAREIMQSLLKRSNELHLGVPMVPTTDYVNTIAPEDEPEFPGDEELERRYRRWIRWNAAITVHRAQRPGISVGGHISTYASSAAMYEVGYNHFFRAQDHPSGGDQVFFQGHASPGMYARAYMEGRLSEDQLDGFRQEKSHSGGGLSSYPHPRLMPHFWQFPTVSMGIGPINAIYQAQQAKYLSNRGIKDAMDQQVWAFLGDGEMDEVESRGQLQVAANDGLDNLNFVINCNLQRLDGPVRGNGKIIQELEAFFRGAGWNVIKVVWGREWDDLLARDTDGALLNLMNVTPDGDYQTYKAENGAYVRENFFGRDPKALELVEGYSDDQIWNLKRGGHDYRKVYAAFKAASEHKGQPTVILAKTVKGYGLGPSFEGRNATHQMKKLTLDNLKQFRDEMRIPITDAQLEENPYTPPYYHPGNDDEAIQYMHERRRELGGYVPERRTKYTQVNLPDESKYQVVKKGSGKQEVATTMAFARLLKDLLRSPDFGNRVVPIIPDEARTFGMDAYFPTAKIYNPNGQHYTSVDRELLLAYKESPQGQIIHVGINEAGAMAAFTAVGTSYSTQGEPLIPVYVFYSMFGFQRTGDAIWAAGDQMTRGFMIGATAGRTTLTGEGLQHADGHSPLLAASNPAVVSYDPAYGYEIGHIVRTGLDRMYGTNEDGTPSHDDPNVMYYLTVYNEPLVQPAEPEGVDVEGIVKGMYLLKASEHDGPKAQLLASGVAVPWILEAQQLLAEDWGVSADVWSVTSWGELYRDGVDAEQHAFLNPNEQPRTPYVTERLLDTEGPVVAVSDFMHAVQEQIRPFVPTDYATLGADGFGFSDTRPAARRFFHIDGPSVVVRTLQQLVRQGKLDASVLQQAIDKYRLHDVTAGTTGSAGGES
- a CDS encoding PucR family transcriptional regulator; the encoded protein is MTPRTDAAGAQEDDRARALSWLRQVSGELSTATIKRLEDTLPWYSEMPPGRRSAVGMVAQAGITSFISWLEGSASTPWIAAADVFGSAPRELLRSVSLQQTLQLIRVVVTVVEERAADDEMLQEAILKYSRDIAFAAADVYARAAEARGLWDARLEALVVDSILSGEYDDELPSRIAALGWHGHGEVAVLVGTAPKQLEVDQVRRTARHQDADVLIGVQGSRLVVVIGRSTPRDDVPEGEEPVSFMSIAQELEPLFGEGHLVLGNEVPGVVDASTSAKAALAGFAVARAWRGAPRPALADDLLPERALAGDPLARSALVQRIYIPLKDQSTELLQTLWCYLDTGRSLEATARELFVHPNTVRYRLRRVADVIGWDATHARDALIVQSALILGAMSESASTRRRPTRR
- a CDS encoding ACP S-malonyltransferase; its protein translation is MIVVVAPGQGSQTPGFLAPWLEDSAVRDRVGQWSEAIGVDLAEHGTNSDADTIKDTALAQPLIVAAGLVTADALLADGRRDLVGGVAGHSVGEFTAAAVAGVLTPTDAVSLVAERGRAMAAAAALEPTSMAAVLGGDADALAAALESLGLTAANHNGGGQTVVAGPAEAIARLAAEPPAKARVIPLAVAGAFHTRFMAPAVDRVAPVAAAATVQDPTLPLWTNADGSRVTDGRHFVDLMVRQIANPVHWDAVMASFQQAGVTGIIELAPAGALVGLAKRGLRGTPTVAIKTPEDLPAAVELLQSAAADTTEGTR
- a CDS encoding beta-ketoacyl-ACP synthase III; amino-acid sequence: MTDTSSTADTSGTADASSTSATSGTTDTDGTDATTGLPSVARPVLSQRRGHEFTRILAFGAARGENAVPNEDLIGPIDSSDEWIRQRTGIVTRMRAGRDVEAVDLAETAAREAIAKAGLTPDQIGVVLVATVTHSVATPSLASLLAERIGATPAAAYDISAACAGYAYGIAQADSFIKSGIADHVLVIGAEKLSDVVDPTDRSISFLLGDGAGAAVVGPSETAGIGPSIWGSDGSKWDAIGMTATYNEWEAGAPRPTMRQAGQTVFRWAVWEMVKVARQALEAAGVRADQLAAFVPHQANIRIIDEFAKQLGIPDTVAIARDITTTGNTSAASIPLATHRLLAEHPELSGGLALQIGFGAGLVFGAQVVVLP